In the Gossypium raimondii isolate GPD5lz chromosome 9, ASM2569854v1, whole genome shotgun sequence genome, one interval contains:
- the LOC105800342 gene encoding probable leucine-rich repeat receptor-like protein kinase At5g63930 yields MAITKMSRNFASRRHFGEGSWRILLVLALLITIAQGLNSEGQLLLELKKSLHDEYNHLWNWKSTDETPCGWIGVNCSLDYELVVSSVDLSSMNLSGTLSPSIGGLTHLTFLDLSYNKFSGDIPKEIGNCSLLVVLYLNNNHFSGPIPVELGKLSYLQSLNICNNKISGSLPKELGNLSSLVEFVAYTNNLTGPLPRSIGNLRKLRTFRAGQNTFSGNIPAEISGCQSLEMLGLAQNHIGGELPKEVGMLQSLTDLILWENQLSGFIPKELGNCTSLETLALYANQLVGPIPVEIVNLKFLNKLYLYRNQLNGSIPREIGNLSLATEIDLSENHLTGEIPTEFSKIKGLQLLYLFENRLTGVIPNEISSLKNLTKLDLSINHLTGPIPYGFQYFTKMIQLQLFENFLSGTIPQQLGLYSPLWVVDFSNNHLTGKIPPYLCWHSNLILLNLGGNMLSGNISTGIKNCETLVQLRLVRNMLTGSFPSQLCKLVNLSAIELDQNNFTGPIPSEIGNCRKLQRLHIAGNHFSLELPKEVGNLSQLVILNVSSNLLSGRIPHEIIDCKKLQRLDLSHNSFVDTLPNELGTLTQLEILRLSENKFSGYIPEAMGNLSRLTELQMGGNLFSGEIPRQLGSLSSLQIAMNLSNNRLTGNIPLELGFLNMLEYLLLNNNNLSGEIPSTFESLSSLMVCNLSYNNLTGPLPVIPLFQNMPASSFIENKGLCGTPLRSCTVDSSSPSMLPAKKDTRGRIITTVSCAVGGVSLILIVILIYQMRRPRKSVPSSNEKETPSPAQDIYFHPKEGFTFQDLIEATNNFHESFIVGRGACGTVYKAVIHSGQTVAVKRLESNAEGNNIENSFRAEILTLGKIRHRNIVKLYGFCYHRGFNVLLYEYLENGSLGEVLHGASCSLDWSTRFMIALGAAEGLAYLHHDCKPRIIHRDIKSNNILLDENFEAHVGDFGLAKVIDMPQSKSMSAIAGSYGYIAPEYAYTMKVTEKCDIYSYGVVLLELLTGKTPVQALDQGGDLVTRVRHYVRNHSLTTGILDDRLNLDDRRIVDHMITVLKIALICTSLSPFDRPSMREVVTMLIESKRQDQEDDFGKSPTCSPPKRSAS; encoded by the exons ATGGCAATTACTAAAATGTCGAGGAATTTTGCTTCGAGGAGACATTTCGGAGAAGGGTCTTGGAGGATTTTACTGGTTTTGGCTCTACTGATAACTATAGCGCAGGGGCTAAATTCCGAGGGCCAATTGCTGCTAGAGCTTAAGAAGAGCCTTCATGATGAATACAACCATCTTTGGAACTGGAAGTCCACTGATGAGACACCGTGCGGGTGGATAGGTGTCAATTGTTCTTTGGATTATGAGCTGGTGGTCTCATCTGTTGATTTGAGTTCAATGAATCTTTCGGGAACCCTGAGTCCTAGTATCGGTGGACTGACCCACTTGACATTCCTTGATCTGTCCTATAATAAGTTCAGCGGAGATATACCAAAGGAGATCGGAAACTGTTCACTTCTGGTCGTtctttatttgaataataatcaTTTCAGTGGTCCAATTCCTGTTGAGTTGGGTAAGCTCTCTTATTTGCAAAGTTTGAACATATGCAATAACAAAATCTCTGGCTCCCTTCCCAAAGAGCTGGGGAATTTGTCATCACTTGTTGAGTTTGTGGCGTACACCAATAACTTGACTGGGCCATTGCCCCGTTCTATCGGGAATCTCCGGAAGTTGAGGACATTTCGAGCTGGGCAGAACACATTTTCTGGTAACATTCCTGCTGAAATCAGTGGATGTCAAAGCTTAGAAATGCTTGGTCTTGCCCAGAATCACATTGGAGGAGAACTGCCTAAGGAAGTCGGAATGCTTCAAAGCTTGACTGATTTGATTTTATGGGAGAATCAGTTATCCGGGTTTATTCCAAAGGAGCTTGGGAACTGTACCAGCCTTGAGACACTTGCATTGTATGCAAATCAGCTTGTGGGGCCGATACCCGTGGAGATTGTGAACCTTAAGTTTCTGAACAAGTTGTATCTCTACAGGAATCAATTAAATGGAAGCATTCCAAGGGAGATAGGGAATCTATCTCTTGCCACGGAAATTGATTTGTCGGAGAATCATTTGACAGGTGAGATCCCAACCGAGTTCAGCAAGATAAAGGGTCTACAATTATTGTACCTATTCGAGAACCGGCTCacaggtgtcataccaaatgagATTAGTAGTTTGAAGAACTTGACGAAGCTTGACCTTTCAATCAATCATCTTACAGGCCCCATTCCTTATGGTTTccaatattttactaaaatgattCAGTTACAGCTATTCGAGAATTTTCTGAGCGGGACCATTCCGCAGCAGCTTGGACTTTATAGCCCACTTTGGGTGGTTGATTTTTCTAACAACCATTTGACTGGCAAAATACCTCCGTATCTTTGTTGGCACAGTAACCTTATTTTGTTAAACCTTGGAGGTAATATGCTGTCTGGGAACATCTCAACTGGGATCAAAAACTGTGAGACCTTAGTGCAACTCCGTCTGGTACGAAACATGCTAACAGGCAGCTTTCCTTCACAGTTATGCAAACTGGTGAATCTTTCTGCTATTGAATTGGACCAGAACAACTTTACCGGACCAATTCCTTCAGAGATTGGAAATTGCCGAAAGCTTCAAAGGCTGCATATTGCCGGGAACCACTTTAGTCTTGAGCTACCTAAGGAAGTAGGTAATCTGTCTCAACTAGTGATTCTTAATGTCTCGTCTAATTTGCTTTCTGGGCGGATTCCACACGAGATAATTGATTGCAAGAAGCTTCAACGACTTGATCTCAGCCATAACAGCTTTGTAGATACTTTACCAAATGAGCTTGGAACCCTTACTCAGCTTGAGATTCTGAGACTTTCAGAAAATAAGTTCTCGGGGTATATACCCGAAGCTATGGGGAATCTCTCACGTTTGACCGAGCTTCAGATGGGTGGCAATTTATTTTCTGGTGAGATACCCCGTCAGTTAGGTTCTCTTTCAAGCTTGCAGATTGCAATGAACCTAAGCAATAACCGCCTCACTGGAAATATACCACTAGAGCTCGGGTTTCTTAATATGTTGGAATATCTCCTGCTCAATAATAATAACTTGAGTGGTGAAATTCCCAGCACGTTTGAGAGCCTATCGAGTTTAATGGTGTGCAACTTGTCATACAATAACTTGACCGGACCTTTACCTGTCATCCCATTGTTTCAGAACATGCCCGCAAGTAGctttattgaaaataaagggCTTTGTGGTACGCCTCTTCGAAGTTGCACGGTAGATTCATCTTCTCCTTCTATGCTACCTGCGAAGAAGGATACACGAGGAAGAATCATAACCACAGTTTCATGTGCTGTAGGCGGGGTATCTTTAATTCTCATTGTAATTCTCATATATCAAATGAGACGTCCTCGTAAAAGTGTTCCATCCTCAAATGAAAAGGAGACACCTTCACCGGCTCAGGATATTTATTTTCATCCGAAGGAAGGGTTCACATTTCAAGATCTAATTGAGGCTACAAATAATTTTCATGAGAGCTTTATTGTTGGGAGGGGAGCTTGTGGAACGGTTTATAAAGCAGTTATACATTCCGGACAAACTGTTGCTGTTAAAAGGCTAGAGTCAAATGCAGAGGGAAACAATATCGAGAACAGTTTTCGTGCTGAGATTTTAACGCTGGGAAAGATTAGGCATCGGAATATTGTGAAGCTTTATGGTTTTTGCTATCACCGAGGTTTCAACGTGCTTCTTTATGAGTACTTGGAAAATGGTAGTTTGGGTGAAGTGCTTCACGGGGCCTCTTGTAGCTTAGATTGGTCAACGCGGTTCATGATTGCCCTAGGAGCTGCAGAAGGTCTTGCTTATTTGCACCATGACTGCAAACCGAGGATCATTCACCGTGACATCAAATCCAATAATATCTTGCtcgatgaaaattttgaagccCATGTTGGTGATTTCGGTTTAGCAAAAGTTATTGACATGCCCCAATCTAAGTCGATGTCGGCGATCGCTGGATCATATGGCTATATTGCCCCCG AATATGCATACACTATGAAGGTGACGGAAAAATGTGACATCTATAGCTACGGAGTTGTTTTACTGGAGTTGTTAACTGGGAAGACTCCTGTACAGGCATTGGACCAAGGAGGTGATCTTGTCACACGAGTGAGACATTATGTTCGCAACCACTCGTTGACTACCGGGATACTCGATGATCGCTTAAATCTCGACGATAGAAGAATTGTTGATCACATGATTACTGTCTTGAAAATTGCTTTAATATGCACCAGCCTGTCTCCTTTCGATCGGCCATCTATGCGTGAAGTTGTGACAATGCTGATAGAATCTAAAAGGCAAGATCAAGAAGACGACTTTGGGAAGTCTCCCACTTGCAGTCCTCCCAAACGCAGTGCCTCGTGA